A section of the Felis catus isolate Fca126 chromosome B2, F.catus_Fca126_mat1.0, whole genome shotgun sequence genome encodes:
- the GLYATL3 gene encoding glycine N-acyltransferase-like protein 3 translates to MSVLNCSTKLLILEKMLKSHFPESLKVYGAVMNINRGNPFQKEVVVDSWPDFKAVITRRQKEAEVDNLDHYTNAYAVFYKDIRAYRQLLEEHDVINWNQVFQIQGLQSELYDVSKAVANSKQLDVKLTSFKAVQFSPHPTLPNTSSLMGSSPRLTCLSVADADLLNRTWSRGGNEQCLWYIVNLISCFPSVCVRDDKGNPISWSLTDQFSTICHGYTLPEHRRKGYCQLVAFTLARKLQSQGFPSLGNVLDDNMASISLLKSVHAEFLPCRFHRLILTPATFSGQIYL, encoded by the exons ATGTCGGTGCTAAACTGTTCTACCAAATTACTGATACTGGAAAAAATGCTGAAGAGTCACTTTCCTGAGTCACTCAAG GTTTATGGAGCTGTGATGAACATAAATCGTGGGAATCCCTTTCAAAAGGAAGTGGTAGTGGATTCATGGCCAGACTTCAAAGCTGTTATCACCCGGCGACAGAAAGAG GCTGAGGTGGATAACCTGGACCATTATACTAATGCCTATGCTGTGTTCTACAAGGATATCAGGGCTTACCGACAGCTGTTGGAAGAACATGATGTTATCAACTGGAATCAAGTTTTTCAAATACAAG GGCTGCAGAGTGAATTATATGATGTTTCCAAAGCTGTTGCCAACTCAAAGCAGTTAGATGTAAAGCTAACCTCCTTCAAGGCCGTTCAATTTTCTCCTCATCCAACTCTGCCGAACACCAGTTCCCT aatggGTTCTTCCCCACGACTGACTTGCCTGAGTGTTGCTGATGCTGATCTTCTCAACAGGACTTGGTCGCGGGGTGGCAATGAACAGTGTCTCTGGTACATCGTGAACCTCATCTCTTGCTTCCCCAGTGTATGTGTCCGCGATGACAAGGGAAACCCAATCTCTTGGTCTCTCACAGATCAGTTTTCCACCATATGCCATGGCTATACCTTGCCAGAGCATCGCAGAAAAGGTTATTGCCAGCTGGTGGCCTTCACACTGGCCAGGAAGTTACAAAGCCAAGGGTTCCCCTCTCTGGGTAATGTCCTGGATGACAACATGGCATCCATAAGCCTCCTGAAGAGTGTCCATGCTGAGTTCTTGCCTTGTCGTTTTCATAGGCTTATTCTCACCCCTGCAACTTTCTCTGGTCAAATTTACCTGTAG